The Arachis hypogaea cultivar Tifrunner chromosome 14, arahy.Tifrunner.gnm2.J5K5, whole genome shotgun sequence genome has a segment encoding these proteins:
- the LOC112743948 gene encoding BEACH domain-containing protein C2, whose product MEDEEELKEVKLSGNGLHPHEVVDSGEKEFVDSLDQENVIATHSIKVDDVDGRVGLQGQSTVSAPTLMDEDQFEEVSLKDQDKSNEYQDSNQLPDFDNAHNLFGGNVEESKSSSGTYSIEHDSSPVVEMQRDNIPYSPGSDGQSSPTISFDSSTVNSPPKPKQKHAKPNVSPELLHLVDSAIMGKPEGVDKLKNIASGSEVFGTGEETENVAFLIVDSLLAAMGGVESFEEDEDNNPPSVMLNSRAAIVAGELIPCLPYVGDSGDFMSPRTRMVRGLLAILRACTRNRAMCSMAGLLGVLLRTAENIFTVDAGLNGRMRWDGTPLCHCMQYLAGHSLSVIDLHSWLQIITKTLDTMWAPRLMLALEKAASGKESRGPACTFEFDGESSGLLGPGESRWPFINGYAFSTWIYIESFADTLNTATVAAAIAAAAAAKSGKSSAMSAAAAASALAGEGTAHMPRLFSFLTGDNQGIEAYFHAQFLVVETASGRGKKSSLHFTYAFKPQCWYFIGLEHIGKQGILGKTESEVRLYVDGSLYESRPFEFPRISKPLAFCCIGTNPPPTMAGLQRRRRQCPLFAEMGPVYIFKEPIGSERMARLASRGGDIVPSFGNAAGLPWLATNAHVQSRAEESALLDSEIGGCIHLLYHPSLLSGRFCPDASPSGAAGMLRRPAEVLGQVHVATRMRPVDALWAMAYGGPLSLLPLTISNVHEDTLEPQPGKSPPSLATASLAAPIFRIISVAIQYPRNNEELSRSRGPEILSKILNYLLQILSSLDGRKHDGVEDEELVAAVVSVCQSPKINHTLKVQLFTTLLLDLQIWSLCSYGIQKKLLSSLADMVFTESSVMRDANAIQMLLDGCRRCYWTVSEINSLNTFSLTGAARPVGEINALVDELLVVIELLIVAASPSLASDDVRCLLGFMIECPQPNQVARVLHLFYRLVVQPNTSRAHTFAEAFLACGGLETLLVILQSEAKAGDGGLIGTSSKNPEIQKTEISVEIAEESQEEGAVEDNKSETTLKDDDQGSHSVDGGNGPNNGYSDNKR is encoded by the exons ATGGAAGATGAGGAAGAACTGAAAGAGGTGAAATTGTCTGGTAATGGATTACATCCTCACGAAGTAGTAGATAGTGGTGAAAAAGAGTTTGTTGATAGTCTTGATCAGGAAAATGTGATTGCTACCCATAGTATTAAGGTTGATGATGTAGATGGAAGGGTAGGCTTGCAAGGTCAAAGTACCGTTTCTGCACCCACATTAATGGATGAGGACCAGTTTGAGGAAGTGTCTTTGAAAGATCAAGACAAGAGTAATGAGTACCAGGATTCAAACCAATTACCAGATTTTGATAATGCACATAACCTATTTGGTGGAAATGTGGAGGAGTCTAAATCTTCATCTGGGACGTACTCGATAGAGCATGATTCCTCCCCTGTTGTTGAAATGCAACGTGATAATATTCCTTATAGTCCTGGGTCAGATGGGCAGTCTAGCCCAACAATTAGCTTTGATTCTAGTACTGTTAATTCTCCACCAAAGCCTAAGCAAAAACATGCTAAACCAAATGTATCTCCAGAACTGCTGCATTTAGTTGATTCTGCTATTATGGGAAAACCTGAAGGTGTGGATAAGCTGAAAAATATTGCAAGTGGCTCAGAAGTGTTTGGGACTGGTGAAGAAACGGAAAATGTGGCTTTCTTAATAGTGGATTCGCTTCTTGCAGCCATGGGTGGCGTTGAAAGTTTTGAGGAGGATGAAGATAATAACCCTCCTAGTGTTATGCTGAACTCCCGGGCTGCCATTGTTGCAGGTGAACTTATTCCTTGCCTTCCTTATGTAGGTGATTCTGGTGATTTTATGTCACCTAGGACACGGATGGTTCGGGGACTACTTGCCATATTACGGGCTTGCACAAGAAACCGGGCAATGTGCTCAATGGCTGGTCTGTTAGGAGTGTTGTTGAGAACCGCAGAAAACATTTTTACTGTGGATGCTGGCTTAAATGGACGGATGAGGTGGGATGGAACACCTTTGTGCCACTGCATGCAATACTTGGCTGGTCATTCTCTTAGTGTTATTGATCTTCATAGTTGGCTTCAAATCATTACAAAAACACTTGACACAATGTGGGCACCACGATTAATGCTTGCTTTGGAGAAAGCAGCTAGTGGAAAGGAGTCAAGAGGACCGGCTTGCACGTTTGAATTTGATGGTGAAAGTTCTGGTTTACTTGGTCCAGGCGAGAGCCGTTGGCCATTTATCAATGGTTATGCTTTTTCAACATGGATTTACATTGAATCGTTTGCCGACACATTAAATACGGCTACTGTTGCTGCTGCAATTGCTGCAGCTGCGGCGGCTAAGTCAGGTAAATCATCAGCTATGTCAGCCGCTGCTGCggctagtgcacttgctggtgagGGTACAGCACACATGCCACGTCTATTCAGTTTTTTAACTGGTGATAACCAGGGTATAGAGGCTTATTTTCATGCTCAATTTTTGGTTGTTGAAACTGCTAGTGGAAGGGGAAAGAAATCATCCTTGCACTTTACCTATGCATTCAAACCACAATGCTGGTACTTCATTGGTCTTGAACATATAGGCAAGCAGGGTATTCTCGGGAAAACAGAAAGTGAAGTTAGGTTATATGTGGATGGATCTTTATATGAAAGTCGTCCTTTTGAGTTTCCTCGAATTTCAAAACCTCTTGCATTTTGCTGCATAGGAACTAACCCTCCTCCTACCATGGCTGGGTTGCAACGGCGCCGTCGTCAGTGCCCTTTGTTTGCTGAGATGGGCCCTGTCTACATCTTCAAGGAACCTATTGGCTCAGAAAGAATGGCACGCCTAGCTTCTAGGGGAGGGGATATAGTGCCTTCTTTTGGTAATGCAGCTGGTTTACCCTGGCTAGCAACAAACGCCCATGTGCAGAGCAGGGCAGAGGAAAGTGCTCTTTTGGATTCAGAAATTGGAGGTTGCATTCACCTGCTCTATCATCCTAGTTTGCTTAGTGGGCGCTTCTGTCCCGATGCTTCACCTTCTGGTGCTGCAG GAATGCTTCGACGTCCAGCCGAGGTTCTTGGGCAAGTTCATGTTGCTACTCGAATGCGACCTGTCGATGCCTTGTGGGCAATGGCCTATGGTGGTCCCTTGTCTTTGCTTCCCTTGACAATAAGCAATGTACATGAGGATACATTGGAGCCTCAGCCAGGGAAGTCTCCCCCTTCTTTAGCCACTGCATCTCTTGCTGCCCCAATATTTCGAATTATATCTGTGGCTATCCAATATCCAAGGAACAATGAGGAATTGTCTCGTAGCAGAGGGCCTGagattctttcaaaaattttgaattatcttCTCCAAATCTTATCTTCGCTTGATGGTAGAAAGCATGATGGTGTTGAAGATGAGGAACTTGTTGCTGCTGTTGTCTCCGTTTGTCAATCCCCAAAGATCAACCATACACTTAAAGTTCAGCTGTTCACTACGCTACTTTTAGACTTACAAATTTGGAGTTTGTGCAGTTATGGTATACAAAAGAAGCTTCTATCATCACTTGCAGACATGGTTTTCACTGAGTCATCAGTAATGAGAGATGCAAATGCCATTCAAATGCTTCTTGATGGCTGCAGAAGATGTTATTGGACTGTTTCTGAAATTAATTCATTGAATACTTTCTCTCTGACTGGGGCAGCGCGTCCCGTGGGTGAAATTAATGCTTTGGTTGATGAGCTCTTGGTGGTAATTGAACTATTAATTGTGGCAGCATCACCTTCGTTGGCCTCGGATGATGTCCGATGTTTACTTGGGTTTATGATTGAGTGTCCGCAACCTAATCAG GTTGCTAGGGTGTTGCATCTCTTCTACAGGCTGGTTGTCCAGCCAAACACTTCTAGAGCTCACACATTTGCAGAAGCATTCTTGGCATGTGGTGGGCTTGAAACTCTTCTTGTTATTCTCCAAAGTGAAGCCAAAGCTGGAGATGGTGGTCTCATAGGAACATCATCAAAGAACCCTGAAATTCAAAAAACAGAGATTAGTGTTGAGATTGCAGAAGAAAGTCAGGAAGAGGGAGCAGTGGAGGACAACAAAAGTGAGACCACCTTAAAAGATGATGACCAAGGTTCTCATTCTGTTGATGGTGGCAATGGTCCTAATAATGGTTATAGTGACAATAAAAGATGA